A stretch of the Flavobacterium aquiphilum genome encodes the following:
- a CDS encoding MmcQ/YjbR family DNA-binding protein: MNLETYYEYCFSKKGVTEHFPFDEDTLVFKVGEKMFALSSLLQWEKGTPSVNLKCDPERAQELRAEYDAIEPGYHMSKVHWNTIAVNQDAPDALLKELIDHSYDLVFKSLTKKIQTEISEGI, translated from the coding sequence ATGAATCTAGAAACGTATTACGAATATTGTTTTTCGAAAAAAGGGGTAACGGAACATTTTCCTTTTGATGAAGATACTTTGGTTTTTAAGGTTGGAGAAAAAATGTTTGCTTTATCTTCCTTATTGCAATGGGAAAAAGGGACTCCATCTGTAAATTTGAAATGTGATCCCGAACGGGCACAGGAATTGCGTGCGGAATATGATGCGATTGAGCCCGGTTATCATATGAGTAAGGTACATTGGAACACGATTGCCGTGAATCAGGACGCTCCCGATGCTTTGTTAAAAGAATTGATTGACCATTCGTATGACTTGGTTTTTAAAAGTTTAACCAAGAAAATACAAACGGAAATAAGCGAAGGGATCTAA
- a CDS encoding M56 family metallopeptidase: MILENEKMFRFNRAYLLGSLIFSLTIPLQLFTVESSYPNKINMVPLEGIVIKTNNTLLSKIDYNEIVVSILSTIYIVVALTLAFRFVMNLYSFYKKMTKNDIQFINGLKVVLVKEEILPHSFWNAIFINENELKNGAIRPELITHEKAHLHQKHTLDILFIEILQILFWFNPIIILFKKAIKLNHEFLADEAVNIQFKSVSKYQSLLLNIASNKSSIALASNINYLITKKRLLMMTKKESPIKIILKICSVGTISVLLFFTFNTKVIAQEISKKTNPIDKDVYPLSAIDTKPEFPGGLMAFYKFVGTTFKMPTKAAKNKIKGKAYMQFIIEKDGTLSEYKTIKDIGYGVGDEAIRVLKMSPKWTPGTIQGKPVRVMYSLPITIQAAE; this comes from the coding sequence TTGATTTTAGAAAATGAAAAAATGTTTCGTTTTAATCGAGCTTATTTGTTAGGCAGCTTAATTTTTAGCTTAACAATTCCCTTGCAATTATTTACCGTAGAATCTTCTTATCCGAACAAAATAAATATGGTTCCACTAGAAGGAATAGTAATCAAAACAAATAATACGCTTTTAAGCAAAATAGATTATAATGAAATTGTAGTTTCGATTTTAAGTACAATCTATATTGTTGTAGCATTAACTTTAGCTTTTCGTTTTGTAATGAATCTGTATTCATTTTATAAAAAGATGACAAAAAACGATATTCAGTTTATAAATGGACTGAAAGTAGTCTTGGTTAAGGAAGAAATTTTGCCACATTCGTTTTGGAATGCCATTTTTATCAATGAAAATGAATTAAAAAATGGAGCTATTCGACCAGAATTAATAACACATGAAAAAGCACATTTGCACCAAAAACATACTTTAGACATTCTTTTCATCGAAATTTTACAAATTTTATTTTGGTTCAATCCCATTATTATTTTGTTCAAAAAAGCAATAAAACTAAATCACGAATTTTTGGCAGATGAAGCTGTAAATATTCAATTTAAATCTGTTTCAAAATATCAAAGCCTCCTACTAAATATTGCTTCAAATAAGAGCAGCATTGCTTTAGCAAGTAACATCAATTATTTAATAACTAAAAAACGTTTACTTATGATGACAAAAAAAGAATCACCGATCAAAATAATCCTGAAAATTTGTTCAGTAGGCACGATTTCCGTTTTATTATTCTTCACTTTCAACACAAAAGTTATAGCCCAAGAAATCTCTAAAAAGACTAATCCTATAGACAAAGATGTTTATCCTCTTTCAGCAATTGATACAAAACCTGAGTTTCCAGGAGGACTTATGGCATTTTATAAATTTGTTGGCACCACATTCAAAATGCCTACCAAAGCTGCAAAAAATAAAATAAAAGGAAAGGCATATATGCAGTTCATCATCGAAAAAGACGGCACCTTATCTGAATATAAAACAATAAAAGACATTGGATACGGAGTAGGTGATGAAGCAATAAGAGTCTTAAAAATGTCACCAAAATGGACGCCAGGAACCATACAAGGAAAACCAGTCCGAGTTATGTACAGCTTGCCAATAACTATTCAAGCAGCTGAATAA
- a CDS encoding DUF423 domain-containing protein, which yields MNKKILSTAAIFGMIAIILGAFGAHALKKILSPEQIATFETGVRYQMYHALFLLFIGTNTIINQKRKKIIHNLTLIGVIFFSGSIYLLATNSLMPIDFKIFGFITPIGGLFLISAWFILLFDLLRPIKKEK from the coding sequence ATGAATAAAAAAATACTTTCAACAGCGGCCATTTTTGGCATGATAGCCATAATATTAGGTGCTTTTGGAGCACATGCCCTAAAAAAAATACTATCCCCGGAACAAATTGCTACTTTTGAAACAGGGGTACGTTATCAAATGTACCATGCCTTATTTTTATTGTTCATTGGAACGAATACCATCATCAATCAAAAAAGAAAAAAAATCATCCATAATTTGACTCTTATAGGTGTTATATTTTTTTCAGGTTCTATTTACTTATTAGCAACCAATTCTTTAATGCCAATCGACTTTAAAATATTCGGATTCATAACACCTATCGGTGGCTTATTTCTTATTTCTGCATGGTTCATTTTACTTTTTGACTTATTAAGACCAATAAAAAAAGAAAAATAA
- a CDS encoding PH domain-containing protein yields the protein MKDQIKKFLNEEQDPKAIEKVTSKLQDILMKNEEVGYIAVQKKPALTVLPDSIVVTNKRIIICQPKNLGLSMNFIDYTWDEIEGTFVKENILGSEFSFSTKTEMQVTIDYIPKIQARKIFTFAKEQLDILKNGPAQSVINEEIAPSLIQESELIEEMETEEVNDFAEIMPTISNYAEPVTENSVASGEKKNSELTQDELFAKLQNYKKLLDNGLILQGEYDAFKKEILSLM from the coding sequence ATGAAAGATCAAATTAAAAAGTTTTTAAACGAAGAGCAAGATCCAAAAGCGATTGAGAAAGTGACTTCAAAATTGCAGGATATTTTAATGAAAAACGAAGAAGTAGGATATATTGCAGTGCAAAAGAAACCTGCATTGACCGTACTTCCGGATAGTATTGTGGTGACAAATAAAAGAATTATCATCTGTCAGCCTAAAAATTTAGGGCTGTCTATGAATTTCATCGATTATACTTGGGACGAAATCGAAGGAACTTTTGTGAAAGAAAATATTCTTGGATCTGAGTTTTCTTTTTCTACCAAAACAGAAATGCAGGTTACCATCGATTATATTCCAAAAATTCAGGCGCGTAAAATTTTTACTTTTGCCAAAGAACAATTGGATATTTTGAAAAATGGCCCAGCGCAATCGGTAATTAATGAAGAAATTGCTCCGTCATTAATTCAGGAATCGGAATTGATTGAGGAAATGGAAACGGAAGAAGTAAATGATTTTGCCGAAATTATGCCGACAATTTCGAATTACGCAGAACCTGTTACAGAAAATTCTGTTGCTTCGGGAGAGAAAAAGAATAGTGAATTGACACAGGACGAGCTTTTTGCGAAGCTACAAAATTATAAAAAACTATTGGACAACGGTCTTATTTTGCAAGGTGAATACGATGCTTTCAAAAAAGAGATTTTGAGTTTGATGTAA
- the pckA gene encoding phosphoenolpyruvate carboxykinase (ATP), with the protein MDNYALFTKSISLKNLGIENAKIQYQLSPNELHEIAIQSGQGKENSTGALAINTGEFTGRSPQDRFIVKDSITEDKVWWGNVNIPFEPTAFEALYKKVTAYLSNKEIFVRDAYVCADANYRLNVRVVTETAWANLFCHNMFLRLTQEELENFTPEWTVICAPGFVADPTTDGTRQGNFAILDFTKKIALIGGTGYTGEMKKGVFSALNFILPVFKNTLPMHCSANVGADDDTAIFFGLSGTGKTTLSADPARKLIGDDEHGWTEENTVFNFEGGCYAKVINLTEENEPDIFRAIKKGAILENVVFKTGTNVVDFENISITQNTRVSYPIDHIENIQPGSIGKNPKNIFFLTADAYGILPPISKLTAGQAAYHFISGYTAKVAGTEAGVTEPQPNFSACFGAPFMPLHPTKYAEMLSKKMKDANVKVWLINTGWTGGAYGTGSRMKLKFTRAMITAALKGELDSVEFTNHDVFGIAIPQSCPNVPNEILNPRNTWEDKDLYDKKAVELAKKFNANFDKFKDFANAEILAGAPIV; encoded by the coding sequence ATGGACAACTACGCTTTATTTACGAAATCGATTTCGTTAAAAAACTTGGGAATTGAAAATGCCAAAATTCAGTATCAGCTAAGCCCTAACGAGTTACATGAAATTGCCATCCAATCAGGACAAGGAAAAGAAAATTCAACAGGAGCATTAGCAATTAATACAGGTGAGTTTACAGGACGTTCTCCACAAGATCGTTTTATCGTAAAAGACAGCATTACCGAAGACAAAGTATGGTGGGGAAATGTAAATATCCCATTTGAACCAACTGCATTTGAAGCGCTATACAAAAAAGTTACCGCTTATTTATCCAACAAAGAAATCTTTGTCCGAGATGCTTATGTTTGTGCCGATGCTAATTACAGACTAAACGTACGTGTAGTTACCGAAACCGCCTGGGCCAATTTATTTTGCCACAACATGTTTTTGAGACTTACTCAAGAAGAATTAGAAAATTTCACTCCAGAGTGGACCGTGATTTGTGCTCCAGGATTTGTTGCAGATCCAACAACTGATGGGACGCGCCAAGGCAATTTTGCTATTTTAGATTTTACAAAAAAAATTGCATTAATTGGAGGAACAGGATACACCGGGGAAATGAAAAAAGGTGTATTCTCAGCCTTGAATTTTATTCTGCCTGTTTTCAAAAATACGTTACCAATGCACTGCAGTGCCAATGTTGGAGCAGATGATGATACTGCCATATTCTTTGGCTTATCAGGAACAGGAAAAACAACTTTATCAGCTGATCCTGCCCGAAAACTAATCGGTGATGACGAACACGGATGGACAGAAGAGAATACTGTTTTTAACTTCGAGGGTGGATGTTATGCCAAAGTAATCAATCTTACCGAAGAAAACGAGCCGGATATTTTTAGAGCCATCAAAAAAGGAGCAATTCTTGAAAATGTGGTTTTCAAAACAGGAACCAATGTAGTTGATTTTGAAAATATTTCCATCACTCAAAACACACGAGTAAGTTACCCAATTGACCACATAGAGAACATTCAACCTGGTTCAATTGGTAAAAATCCAAAAAACATCTTTTTCTTAACTGCCGATGCTTACGGGATTTTGCCTCCTATATCCAAATTAACTGCCGGACAAGCCGCTTATCACTTCATATCTGGATACACCGCAAAAGTAGCTGGTACAGAAGCTGGTGTTACAGAGCCTCAACCTAACTTTTCGGCTTGCTTTGGTGCGCCTTTTATGCCTTTGCATCCAACAAAATATGCCGAAATGCTAAGTAAAAAAATGAAAGATGCCAATGTAAAAGTTTGGCTAATCAACACCGGATGGACCGGTGGAGCTTATGGAACAGGAAGCCGAATGAAATTAAAATTTACCCGCGCCATGATTACTGCAGCCCTGAAAGGTGAATTAGATTCAGTAGAATTTACTAATCATGATGTATTTGGAATTGCTATTCCTCAATCGTGTCCTAATGTTCCAAACGAAATTTTGAATCCAAGAAACACTTGGGAAGACAAAGATTTATATGATAAAAAAGCAGTTGAATTGGCTAAAAAATTCAATGCTAATTTTGATAAATTTAAAGATTTTGCCAATGCCGAAATCTTGGCTGGCGCACCGATTGTCTAG
- a CDS encoding DUF4407 domain-containing protein produces the protein MLKQFFILCSGADKKLLDGCSDGEQTKFVGIGATVFFTAVMAFIASAYALFTVFDNVIPALLFGFVWSLLIFNLDRFIVSTIRKRDSFASEFLQATPRIILAFIIAIVISKPLEIKIFEKEINTVLLKEKNAMALNNKKEVANYFKTDLDKNKNDIKNLKTEIANKEKEVSTLYQSYIQEAEGTAGTKLMGKGPIFKEKLAQHDLAKKELDTIRKNNLAKITVLEKGSKTLQTDLDKKVTETQPIIDGFDGLMARINALNKLPWLPSFFIMLLFLAIETSPIIAKLLSPRGEYDFKLEDLETALKATIEQDKYQRELLIKTSAAMHDKVYADIAEDKKLYDLQRKNATELLEQQSNSFVEKQRATL, from the coding sequence ATGTTAAAACAATTCTTTATTCTCTGTTCGGGGGCCGACAAAAAACTTCTTGACGGTTGTTCCGATGGGGAGCAAACCAAATTTGTAGGTATTGGTGCCACCGTTTTTTTTACGGCCGTTATGGCTTTTATTGCTAGTGCCTATGCTCTTTTCACAGTCTTTGACAATGTCATTCCCGCATTACTTTTTGGCTTCGTTTGGAGTTTGCTAATCTTTAATTTGGATCGGTTTATTGTTTCCACTATACGAAAAAGGGACAGCTTTGCAAGTGAATTTCTTCAAGCCACTCCCCGAATCATTTTGGCTTTCATCATCGCCATCGTGATTTCAAAACCATTGGAAATCAAAATTTTCGAAAAGGAAATCAATACGGTTTTACTGAAAGAAAAAAATGCTATGGCCTTGAATAATAAAAAAGAAGTCGCCAATTATTTCAAAACGGACTTGGACAAAAACAAAAATGATATCAAGAATCTTAAAACTGAAATCGCCAATAAAGAAAAAGAAGTAAGCACACTTTATCAATCCTATATTCAAGAAGCCGAAGGAACTGCCGGAACAAAACTAATGGGTAAAGGTCCCATTTTCAAAGAAAAATTAGCCCAACATGACTTGGCTAAAAAAGAACTAGATACCATCCGAAAAAACAATTTGGCCAAAATTACCGTTTTGGAAAAAGGGAGCAAAACATTGCAAACCGATTTGGACAAAAAAGTAACTGAAACACAACCGATAATAGACGGTTTTGACGGCTTGATGGCACGAATAAATGCTTTGAACAAATTGCCTTGGCTTCCGTCATTTTTTATAATGCTTCTGTTTTTGGCCATTGAAACTTCTCCAATTATTGCCAAATTACTTTCACCGAGAGGAGAATACGATTTCAAATTGGAAGACTTGGAAACCGCACTCAAAGCCACTATCGAACAAGACAAATACCAACGCGAATTACTGATCAAAACAAGTGCGGCCATGCACGACAAAGTGTATGCCGATATCGCCGAGGACAAAAAATTATACGATTTGCAAAGAAAAAACGCAACCGAATTACTGGAACAACAGTCCAATAGTTTTGTGGAAAAACAAAGAGCCACGCTTTAA
- a CDS encoding BlaI/MecI/CopY family transcriptional regulator, producing the protein MQLSNSEEQLMEHLWKLEKAFMKDLLEAYPEPKPATTTVATLLKRMIDKKFVTYNEFGNSREYYPLVKKTDYFSKHVNGLISNFFNNSASQFASFFTTETNLSASELEDLKKIIDSEIQKKKK; encoded by the coding sequence ATGCAACTATCAAACTCCGAAGAACAATTAATGGAACATTTATGGAAGCTTGAAAAAGCCTTCATGAAAGATTTACTGGAAGCCTATCCCGAACCAAAGCCTGCAACAACGACCGTTGCAACCCTTTTGAAAAGAATGATAGACAAGAAATTTGTTACTTATAACGAATTTGGAAACTCAAGAGAATATTATCCTTTGGTCAAAAAAACAGATTATTTCTCAAAACACGTAAACGGATTGATAAGCAATTTTTTTAATAATTCGGCGTCACAGTTTGCATCGTTTTTCACAACCGAAACCAATTTATCCGCTTCGGAATTGGAAGATCTCAAAAAAATAATAGACAGTGAAATCCAAAAAAAGAAAAAATGA
- a CDS encoding saccharopine dehydrogenase family protein, producing MRTILIMGAGRSASSLIQYLLEKSGSEELHLIIGDLSLALAEKKTNKHPNATPIALDIFDEDQRKNVIQKADIVISMLPAHLHIEVARDCIKYKKHLVTASYISDAMQELDAAAKANNLIFMNEIGLDPGIDHMSAMKVIDEIREKGGKMLLFESFCGGLVAPESDNNLWNYKFTWAPRNVVLAGQGGTAKFIQEGNYKYIPYVNLFRRTEFLEVEGYGKFEAYSNRDSLKYRSVYGLDDALTLYRGTIRRVGFSKAWNMFVQLGMTDDSYIMENSENMSYREFVNSFLPYHPTDSVEIKMRLILKIDQDDIMWDKLLELDLFNRNKKVGLKDATPAQILEKILTDSWTLQPHDKDMIVMYHKFGFVLNGEEKQIDSKMVCIGEDQTYTAMAKTVGLPVAMATLLILNGKITTPGVQLPIRKEVYLPILRELEEYGVIFNEQEMPYIGYNPDKVFT from the coding sequence ATGAGAACAATTCTTATTATGGGTGCAGGAAGATCGGCTTCTTCCTTAATACAATACCTTTTGGAAAAATCGGGATCTGAAGAATTGCATCTTATTATTGGTGATTTGTCTTTGGCTTTAGCCGAGAAAAAGACAAATAAACACCCAAATGCAACTCCGATAGCTCTTGATATATTTGATGAAGATCAAAGAAAAAATGTAATCCAAAAAGCGGATATTGTTATATCGATGTTGCCAGCGCATCTTCATATTGAAGTGGCGAGGGATTGCATTAAGTATAAAAAGCATTTGGTTACCGCTTCCTACATAAGCGATGCGATGCAGGAATTGGATGCCGCAGCCAAAGCGAATAATCTGATTTTCATGAATGAAATTGGACTTGATCCTGGAATCGACCACATGAGTGCCATGAAAGTGATCGATGAGATTCGGGAAAAGGGAGGAAAAATGCTTTTGTTTGAGTCTTTTTGTGGTGGACTTGTAGCACCAGAATCGGATAATAATCTTTGGAATTATAAATTTACCTGGGCGCCACGGAATGTGGTGCTGGCGGGACAAGGCGGAACTGCCAAGTTTATTCAGGAAGGAAACTATAAATATATTCCGTATGTAAACTTGTTTCGAAGAACTGAGTTTTTGGAGGTAGAGGGTTATGGTAAGTTTGAAGCGTATTCCAATAGAGATTCTCTTAAATACAGAAGTGTTTACGGACTTGACGATGCACTTACCTTATATAGAGGAACGATTCGGAGAGTGGGTTTTTCCAAAGCTTGGAATATGTTTGTCCAATTGGGAATGACAGACGACAGTTATATAATGGAGAATTCCGAGAACATGAGTTACCGGGAATTTGTGAATTCATTTTTACCTTATCACCCAACGGATTCTGTTGAAATTAAAATGCGATTGATCCTAAAAATTGACCAGGACGATATCATGTGGGATAAATTATTGGAATTGGACTTGTTCAATCGCAATAAAAAAGTGGGCTTGAAAGATGCGACACCTGCCCAGATTCTTGAAAAAATCCTTACCGACAGTTGGACTTTACAGCCTCATGACAAAGATATGATTGTGATGTATCACAAATTTGGGTTTGTCCTAAACGGAGAAGAAAAACAAATCGATTCCAAAATGGTTTGTATAGGCGAAGATCAAACCTATACTGCTATGGCCAAAACGGTAGGATTGCCGGTTGCAATGGCGACTTTGTTGATTTTGAACGGTAAAATCACCACTCCCGGAGTACAGCTTCCGATTCGTAAAGAAGTGTATTTGCCAATTTTAAGGGAATTGGAAGAATACGGAGTTATTTTTAATGAGCAGGAAATGCCTTATATTGGCTATAATCCTGATAAAGTTTTCACCTAA